A single Micromonospora sp. CCTCC AA 2012012 DNA region contains:
- a CDS encoding class II 3-deoxy-7-phosphoheptulonate synthase, whose protein sequence is MRQEWHQLSHPAVGSPGLQTSRPTVDSAEDAALGLDRWRELPRAQTPPWPDPAAVAEVCKVLDTAPSVVAPYEVDQLRQRLALVCEGKAFLLQGGDCAETFADNTESHLLANARTLLQMAIVLTYGASLPVVKVARVAGQYTKPRSLPTDARGLPAYRGDLINGLEATPEARVADPQRMIRAYANSAAAMNMLRAYLGGGLADLHAVHDWNKGFVKNSPAGERYEAIAREIDRALAFIRACGMTEEEALRTVTLYCSHEALALEYDRALTRVSGERAYGLSGHFLWIGERTRQIDGAHIDFISRIANPIGVKLGPTTTPDEAIELCEKLNPDNIPGRLTLISRMGNHKVRDALPPIVAKVTAAGAKVVWQCDPMHGNTHESSNGYKTRHFDRIVDEVLGYFEVHRGLETHPGGLHVELTGEDVTECLGGAQGIEDLDLPDRYETACDPRLNTQQSLELAFLVAEMLRG, encoded by the coding sequence ATGCGCCAAGAGTGGCACCAGTTGAGTCACCCCGCCGTGGGTAGCCCGGGGCTGCAGACCAGCCGACCGACCGTCGACTCCGCCGAGGACGCCGCCCTCGGCCTGGACCGTTGGCGGGAGCTTCCGCGCGCGCAGACCCCACCCTGGCCGGACCCGGCCGCCGTCGCCGAGGTCTGCAAGGTGCTCGACACCGCGCCGTCGGTGGTCGCCCCCTACGAGGTCGACCAGCTCCGCCAGCGGCTCGCGCTGGTCTGCGAGGGCAAGGCGTTCCTGCTCCAGGGCGGTGACTGCGCGGAGACCTTCGCCGACAACACCGAGAGCCACCTGCTGGCCAACGCCCGCACCCTGCTCCAGATGGCGATCGTGCTGACGTACGGCGCGTCGCTGCCGGTGGTCAAGGTGGCCCGGGTCGCCGGGCAGTACACCAAGCCCCGGTCGCTGCCGACCGACGCGCGCGGCCTGCCGGCGTACCGCGGCGACCTGATCAACGGGCTGGAGGCCACGCCGGAGGCGCGGGTCGCCGACCCGCAGCGCATGATCCGGGCGTACGCCAACTCGGCCGCCGCGATGAACATGCTCCGCGCCTACCTCGGCGGTGGCCTGGCCGACCTGCACGCCGTGCACGACTGGAACAAGGGCTTCGTCAAGAACTCCCCGGCCGGCGAGCGCTACGAGGCGATCGCCCGGGAGATCGACCGGGCGCTGGCGTTCATCCGGGCCTGCGGGATGACCGAGGAGGAGGCGCTGCGCACCGTCACCCTCTACTGCTCGCACGAGGCCCTCGCCCTGGAGTACGACCGGGCGCTGACCCGGGTCTCCGGCGAGCGGGCGTACGGCCTCTCCGGCCACTTCCTCTGGATCGGCGAGCGGACCCGGCAGATCGACGGGGCGCACATCGACTTCATCTCCCGGATCGCCAACCCGATCGGGGTGAAGCTCGGCCCGACCACCACCCCGGACGAGGCGATCGAGCTCTGCGAGAAGCTCAACCCGGACAACATCCCCGGCCGGCTCACCCTGATCAGCCGGATGGGCAACCACAAGGTCCGGGACGCCCTGCCGCCGATCGTCGCCAAGGTCACCGCGGCGGGCGCCAAGGTGGTCTGGCAGTGCGACCCGATGCACGGCAACACCCACGAGTCCTCCAACGGCTACAAGACCCGGCACTTCGACCGGATCGTCGACGAGGTGCTCGGCTACTTCGAGGTGCACCGCGGCCTGGAGACCCACCCCGGCGGCCTGCACGTCGAGCTGACCGGCGAGGACGTCACCGAGTGCCTCGGCGGCGCCCAGGGCATCGAGGACCTCGACCTGCCCGACCGGTACGAGACCGCCTGCGACCCGCGACTGAACACCCAGCAGTCGCTGGAGCTGGCCTTCCTCGTGGCGGAGATGCTCCGTGGCTGA
- a CDS encoding threonine aldolase family protein: MIDLRSDTVTRPTAGMREAMATAEVGDDVYGEDPTVAALEAEVAALFGHEAALFAPTGSMANQIALQLVVPPGDELLCDADAHVVTYEIGAAAAYGGISSRTWPAVGAQLDPDVVAGMVRPDGYFAVPTRAIAVEQTHNRGGGGVIPLATLRDLRRVADDNGLALHCDGARIWHAHVADGVPLADYGALFDTLSVCLSKGLGAPVGSLVVGSAEKIARARFVRKRMGGGMRQVGVLAAAGRYALAHHVERLAEDHAKAARLAEAVAPFGVLATAVRTNIVPLDLTKHPLDAKALAAAARAEGVLLSVLGPRTARLVTHLDVDDAAIDRAADTLTRLLRA; this comes from the coding sequence CTGATCGACCTGCGGTCGGACACGGTGACCCGGCCGACGGCCGGGATGCGGGAGGCGATGGCCACCGCCGAGGTCGGCGACGACGTCTACGGCGAGGACCCGACCGTCGCCGCGCTGGAGGCCGAGGTCGCCGCGCTCTTCGGGCACGAGGCGGCGCTGTTCGCCCCGACCGGCTCGATGGCCAACCAGATCGCCCTCCAGCTCGTCGTCCCGCCGGGGGACGAGCTGCTCTGCGACGCCGACGCGCACGTCGTCACGTACGAGATCGGCGCGGCGGCCGCGTACGGCGGCATCTCGTCGCGGACGTGGCCGGCGGTCGGCGCGCAGCTCGACCCCGACGTGGTCGCCGGCATGGTGCGGCCCGACGGCTACTTCGCGGTCCCGACCCGGGCCATCGCCGTGGAGCAGACGCACAACCGGGGCGGTGGCGGGGTGATCCCGTTGGCGACCCTGCGCGACCTGCGCCGCGTCGCCGACGACAACGGCCTGGCCCTGCACTGCGACGGCGCGCGGATCTGGCACGCCCACGTCGCGGACGGGGTGCCCCTGGCCGATTACGGCGCGCTCTTCGACACGCTGTCGGTCTGCCTCTCCAAGGGGCTCGGCGCGCCCGTCGGCTCGCTCGTCGTGGGTAGCGCCGAGAAGATCGCCCGGGCCCGGTTCGTCCGCAAGCGGATGGGCGGCGGCATGCGGCAGGTCGGCGTTCTCGCCGCCGCCGGCCGGTACGCCCTGGCCCACCACGTCGAGCGGCTCGCCGAGGACCACGCGAAGGCGGCCCGGCTGGCCGAGGCGGTGGCCCCGTTCGGGGTGCTCGCCACGGCGGTCCGCACGAACATCGTGCCGCTGGACCTCACCAAGCATCCGCTGGACGCGAAGGCCCTCGCGGCCGCCGCCCGTGCCGAGGGGGTGCTGCTCTCGGTGCTCGGCCCGCGTACCGCCCGACTGGTCACCCACCTGGACGTCGACGACGCCGCGATCGACCGCGCCGCCGACACCCTCACCCGCCTCCTCCGCGCCTGA
- a CDS encoding deoxyribonuclease IV, which translates to MTGQQRRVGSHTPTAGGLARSVLPYVEAAGSEVVQVYVSNSRGWALPPGDPAQDTLFRDGCGERDVPVYIHASLLVNLGSPTANTVERSAETLAHALRRGAAIGARGVVFHAGSAVDAGHAETAMRQLREVLLPLLDSTAATGGPMLLVEPSAGGGRSLASRVEQLGPYLDAVDRHPALGVCFDTCHAWAAGHDLAAEGGMTATLDTLVETIGPGRLRLVHANDSKDLCGSTRDRHENIGKGTIGEPAFAELMRHPATAGIPIVVETPTEKHVGHAADIATLKRLHP; encoded by the coding sequence GTGACCGGGCAGCAGCGGCGGGTCGGCTCGCACACCCCCACCGCCGGCGGCCTGGCCCGGTCGGTCCTGCCGTACGTCGAGGCGGCCGGCTCCGAGGTGGTGCAGGTCTACGTCTCCAACTCGCGCGGCTGGGCGCTGCCCCCGGGCGACCCGGCGCAGGACACGCTGTTCCGCGACGGGTGCGGCGAACGGGACGTGCCGGTCTACATCCACGCGTCCCTGCTGGTGAACCTCGGCTCCCCCACCGCGAACACGGTCGAGCGGTCGGCGGAGACCCTCGCGCACGCGCTGCGCCGGGGCGCGGCCATCGGCGCCCGGGGCGTGGTGTTCCACGCCGGCAGCGCCGTCGACGCCGGCCACGCCGAGACGGCGATGCGGCAGCTCCGCGAGGTGCTGCTGCCGCTGCTGGACAGCACGGCGGCGACCGGCGGCCCGATGCTGCTGGTCGAGCCGAGCGCCGGCGGGGGCCGGTCGCTGGCCTCCCGGGTGGAGCAGCTCGGCCCCTACCTGGACGCGGTGGACCGGCACCCGGCGCTCGGGGTCTGCTTCGACACCTGCCACGCCTGGGCCGCCGGGCACGACCTGGCCGCCGAGGGTGGCATGACCGCGACGCTGGACACCCTGGTGGAGACCATCGGGCCGGGGCGGCTGCGGCTGGTGCACGCCAACGACTCGAAGGACCTGTGCGGCTCCACCCGGGACCGGCACGAGAACATCGGCAAGGGCACCATCGGTGAGCCGGCCTTCGCCGAACTGATGCGCCACCCCGCCACCGCGGGCATCCCCATCGTGGTGGAGACCCCCACCGAGAAGCACGTCGGCCACGCCGCCGACATAGCCACCCTCAAACGCCTCCACCCCTGA